In Cheilinus undulatus linkage group 16, ASM1832078v1, whole genome shotgun sequence, one DNA window encodes the following:
- the LOC121523760 gene encoding oocyte zinc finger protein XlCOF6-like gives MSGFQDRSVVRADVQQLSVSKGRVSTEQQERGSSLNQEITEPPQIKEEPEELWLGSKEEGISMFSSVPVPMKTEEDEEKPQSSQLQQRLTEHVERGADEDDCGGPRAARYYSQERVLKPEIEVTGEDSSEAETDDSADWVEKPDHHSGVNSLENIKNKSGKTGRKSRCCSVCGKRYYHAGHLRHHMRIHTGGKPFGCFECGKRFYHAGHLRHHMRIHTGEKPFSCSECGKRFSYQKAVDRHMKTHSVEKTFEFCTKFYPQNNQTEQTLFDMKQKPKRRPHSGKRLRLECNLASYSRPLTGEKLFGCTKCGQRFNHKGILTRHMLIHHRQKPHTGEKPFSCSNCGKSFNHKGNLNRHMLIHHRQKPYTGEKPFGCTECSQRFNHKGNLTRHMVIHHRQKPYTGEKPFGCTKCGQRFNHKGNLTRHMLIHHRRKPHTGEKPFGCTKCGQRFNRKGNLTRHMLIHNRRKPHTGEKPFGCTECGQRFDRKGNLTRHMLIHNRQKSHTSERPFGCTVCDKRFNEKYQLAHHMKIHTGEKPFRCFECGRRFNRNGNLTRHMSIHNRQKRFISTECSIGLNKTDQAMKHQVTHTAEQSFSCSECGKCFSREIYLARHVVVHSKQNSLRCSKCGKCFGKKSYLATHMLVHTRQKLFDCFDCGETFSLESDLTKHRRIHAREKPFDCTECGQKFAQKHHMEDHMRTHSRDKPFSCPECGERFTQKSSLSRHVLAQTCSDYCRDNLTKRRGIQTGETSFDCSVCGKRFNKRKWFSIHMLVHTNPKLFSCSECGKTFSYRSNLTKHKRIHTEQKPFDCTECGKTFSCESTLTRHKRIHTGEKPFDCTECGKIFTLKHHLEDHMRIHSGEKSFSCSECGKRFSRQSSVTKHMLVHMTK, from the exons ATGTCCGGGTTTCAGGATCgttcag TTGTTCGTGCTGATGTCCAACAGCTTTCAGTGAGTAAAGGACGGGTTTCCacagagcagcaggagaggGGGTCAAGTCTGAACCAGGAGATTACTGAACCTCCACAGATCAAAGAGGAACCAGAGGAACTGTGGTTGGGTAGTAAGGAGGAAGGAATCAGCATGTTCTCTTCGGTTCCTGTCCCTATGAAGACtgaagaagatgaagagaaacctcagTCCTCACAGCTTCAGCAAAGACTAACTGAACATGTGGAAAGAGGAGCTGATGAAGACGACTGCGGAGGACCAAGAGCAGCAAGGTACTACAGTCAAGAGAGAGTTTTGAAACCAGAGATTGAGGTCACGGGTGAGGACTCCTCTGAGGCTGAAactgatgacagtgctgattGGGTGGAGAAACCAGACCACCATTCAGGTGTAAACTCActggaaaacataaaaaataagagTGGAAAGACTGGTAGGAAATCACGTTGTTGCTCTGTGTGTGGTAAAAGATACTACCATGCAGGTCATCTTAGACACCATATGAGAATTCACACTGGAGGGAAACCCTTCGGCTGTtttgagtgtggtaaaagattttaCCATGCAGGTCATCTCAGACATCATATGAGAattcacactggagagaaacccttcagctgttctgagtgtggtaaaagattttccTATCAAAAAGCAGTGGACagacacatgaaaacacactcaGTGGAGAAAACCTTTGAGTTTTGTACAAAATTTTACCCCCAAAATAATCAGACTGAACAAACTTTATTTGACATGAAGCAGAAACCCAAAAGACGCCCTCATAGTGGTAAGAGATTAAGACTTGAATGTAATTTGGCGAGTTACAGCAGACCTCTTACTGGTGAGAAACTATTTGGCTGCACTAAGTGTGGTCAACGATTTAACCACAAAGGAATCCTGACCAGACACATGTTAATTCATCACAGACAGAAACCTCATACTGGTGAGAAACCTTTTAGCTGCTCTAActgtggaaaaagttttaaCCACAAAGGAAACCTGAACAGACACATGTTAATTCATCACAGACAGAAACCTTATACTGGTGAGAAACCATTTGGCTGTACTGAGTGCAGTCAAAGATTTAACCACAAAGGAAACCTGACCAGACACATGGTAATTCATCACAGACAGAAACCTTATACTGGTGAGAAACCATTTGGCTGCACTAAGTGTGGTCAAAGATTTAACCACAAAGGAAACCTGACCAGACACATGTTAATTCATCACAGACGGAAACCTCATACTGGTGAGAAACCATTTGGCTGCACTAAATGTGGTCAAAGATTTAACCGCAAAGGAAACCTGACCAGACACATGTTAATTCATAACAGACGGAAACCTCATACTGGTGAGAAACCATTTGGCTGCACTGAGTGTGGTCAAAGATTTGACCGCAAAGGAAACCTGACCAGACACATGTTAAttcataacagacagaaaagtcATACTAGTGAGCGACCATTTGGCTGCACTGTGTGTGACAAAAGATTTAACGAAAAGTATCAACTTGCACACCATATGaaaattcacacaggagagaaacccttccgCTGTTTTGAGTGTGGTAGAAGATTTAACCGAAATGGAAATCTGACCAGACACATGTCAATTCATAACAGACAGAAACGCTTCATCTCCACTGAGTGCAGTATTGGATTGAACAAGACAGATCAAGCAATGAAACATCAGGTAACTCACACTGCAGAGCAgtccttcagctgctctgagtgtggaaAATGTTTTAGCAGAGAAATATATCTTGCTAGACATGTGGTAGTTCACTCTAAACAGAATTCCCTGAGGTGCTCTAAATGTGGAAAATGTTTTGGCAAGAAAAGTTATCTTGCCACACACATGTTAGTTCACACTAGACAGAAACTTTTCGACTGCTTTGACTGTGGTGAAACATTTAGCCTTGAAAGCGATTTGACAAAACACAGGAGAATTCATGCAAGAGAGAAACCCTTTGACTGCACAGAGTGTGGTCAAAAATTTGCCCAAAAACATCATATGGAAGACCACATGAGAACACACTCGAGAGACaaacccttcagctgccctGAGTGTGGTGAAAGATTTACCCAAAAGAGTTCTCTGAGCAGACATGTATTAGCTCAAACATGCTCTGATTATTGTCGAGACAATTTGACCAAACGTAGGGGAATTCAGACAGGAGAAACCTCATTTGACTGCTCAgtgtgtggtaaaagatttaacaAAAGGAAATGGTTTTCCATTCATATGTTAGTTCACACTAaccccaaacttttcagctgctctgagtgtggtaaaacatTTAGCTATAGAAGCAATTTGACAAAACACAAGAGAATTCATACAGAACAGAAACCCTTTGACTGCACAGAGTGTGGTAAAACATTTAGCTGTGAAAGCACTTTGACAAGACACAAGAGAATtcatacaggagagaaaccctttgaCTGCACAGAGTGTGGTAAAATATTTACACTTAAACATCATTTGGAAGACCACATGAGAATACACTCTGGAGAAAAatccttcagctgctctgagtgtggtaaaagattttccAGACAAAGTTCTGTGACCAAACACATGTTAGTTCACATGACAAAGTAA